A genomic region of Macrobrachium nipponense isolate FS-2020 chromosome 40, ASM1510439v2, whole genome shotgun sequence contains the following coding sequences:
- the LOC135212341 gene encoding nucleolar protein 14-like, with amino-acid sequence MAKKSKFKPKTGGKAQNQSAEKINPFEIHVNRSKHDVLGRKRKEDRGLPGIARAKALKKREKTLLQEYKTRHKSNLFVDRRIGENDPTLDPEKKIALRLAAVKTKHANRKSMFNLNDEDFLTHGGKTLDDDNIDDRMAFSDDEDDQMLDGKL; translated from the exons ATGGCCAAGAAGAGCAAATTCAAGCCAAAAACTGGAGGAAAGGCACAAAATCAGTCAGCTGAAAAGATAAACCCATTTGAAATCCATGTTAATCGATCGAAACATGATGTTTTGGgtaggaaaaggaaagaagacCGAGGTTTGCCTGGAATAGCAAGAGCAAAAGCTCTGAAAAAA CGAGAGAAGACACTCCTGCAGGAATATAAAACTCGCCACAAAAGTAATTTATTTGTGGATAGGCGTATTGGTGAGAATGACCCAACCTTAGACCCAGAGAAGAAAATAGCTCTCAGATTGGCTGCTGTGAAGACCAAACATGCTAATAGG AAGTCAATGTTCAACCTTAATGATGAGGATTTCCTTACTCATGGAGGGAAAACACTTGATGATGACAATATAGATGACAGGATGGCATTTAGTGATGATGAGGATGACCAGATGCTTGATGGTAAGTTGTGA